From Rhodococcus sp. B7740, one genomic window encodes:
- a CDS encoding ABC transporter ATP-binding protein: protein MTTSHTSRLIANDLSLGYGDRTIVEHLDLEIHTGVITTVIGPNGCGKSTLLRSLGRLLKPKAGSVMLDGRAISSMKTKEVARTLGMLPQAPTAPEGLTVADLVSRGRHPHQSWIRQWSSDDEAEVANALELTGVGDLADRPVDELSGGQRQRAWISMALAQGTDILLLDEPTTYLDLAHSIEVLDLVDRLHDELGRTIVMVLHDLNLAIRYSDRLIVMKQGEIITAGRPQDVISEQLLLDVFGLEAAVIDDPMSDRPLIVPIGTRHVYGSVGGPVRSRNRSATGPFTAI from the coding sequence ATGACAACCAGCCACACCTCGCGTCTGATCGCGAACGATCTGAGCCTCGGTTACGGCGACCGCACCATCGTCGAACACCTGGACCTCGAAATTCACACCGGTGTCATCACCACGGTCATCGGACCCAACGGCTGCGGAAAGTCCACGCTGCTGCGCTCACTCGGCCGTCTGCTCAAACCCAAGGCCGGCAGTGTGATGCTCGACGGACGAGCGATCTCCTCGATGAAGACCAAGGAGGTCGCCCGCACCCTCGGAATGCTGCCTCAGGCGCCGACCGCCCCCGAAGGACTCACCGTCGCAGATCTGGTCTCGCGCGGTCGTCACCCGCACCAGTCGTGGATCAGGCAGTGGAGCTCGGACGACGAGGCCGAGGTGGCGAACGCACTCGAACTGACCGGAGTCGGCGACCTCGCCGACCGACCCGTCGACGAGCTGTCCGGGGGCCAGCGGCAACGCGCCTGGATCTCGATGGCACTGGCACAGGGCACCGATATTCTGTTGCTGGACGAGCCGACCACCTACCTCGATCTGGCGCACTCCATCGAGGTCCTCGATCTCGTCGACCGCCTGCACGACGAACTGGGCCGCACCATCGTCATGGTCCTGCACGATCTGAACCTGGCGATTCGCTACAGCGACCGGTTGATCGTGATGAAGCAGGGAGAGATCATCACCGCGGGTCGGCCGCAGGATGTCATCTCCGAGCAGCTTCTGCTCGACGTGTTCGGCCTGGAGGCCGCAGTCATCGACGATCCGATGTCCGATCGTCCCCTCATCGTTCCGATCGGAACCCGGCACGTGTACGGATCGGTCGGCGGGCCTGTGAGATCTCGGAATCGTTCTGCCACAGGCCCGTTCACCGCTATCTGA
- a CDS encoding FecCD family ABC transporter permease, giving the protein MVRRPVMVLTTILLAAALLLVMCVNIGRGDFPLSITAVLDVLLGGGSRIERFIVMDLRLPRSLTGLLVGAALGISGAITQSISRNALASPDILGITAGSSAAAVALIVLGGGSFSGLLATLGLPLAALIGGLLTAIAIYALAWRKGVDGFRLILVGIAVNAMLTAVIGWLLISADINDVSRAQVWLNGSLNGADWAAVWPVAIAVVLVGGGTVVATFTLGALRLGDDNARSLGIRLQHSQAMMLLAAVALAAIATAAAGPIGFVALAAPQIALRVLRTPGPPIIASALLGGLLVVGSDLIARTILPVELPVGIVTSALGGPFLLYLLVRSNRKASV; this is encoded by the coding sequence ATGGTCCGACGGCCGGTGATGGTCCTGACGACCATCCTCCTGGCTGCGGCGCTCTTGCTGGTCATGTGTGTGAACATCGGACGAGGCGACTTCCCGCTGTCGATCACGGCGGTCCTCGACGTGCTGCTCGGCGGCGGTTCGAGAATCGAACGGTTCATCGTGATGGACCTGCGACTGCCCCGTTCACTGACCGGGCTGTTGGTCGGGGCCGCCCTTGGTATCTCCGGCGCGATCACACAATCGATCTCTCGCAATGCCCTTGCCAGCCCCGACATCCTGGGAATCACCGCCGGTTCCAGTGCCGCGGCCGTCGCGCTGATCGTGCTCGGCGGAGGCAGCTTCAGCGGGCTGCTGGCCACCCTCGGTCTTCCTCTCGCTGCACTGATCGGCGGGCTGCTCACCGCGATCGCCATCTACGCCCTCGCCTGGCGAAAGGGCGTCGACGGGTTCCGCCTCATTCTGGTCGGCATCGCCGTCAACGCCATGCTCACCGCCGTGATCGGCTGGCTGCTGATCAGCGCCGACATCAACGACGTCTCCCGCGCTCAGGTCTGGCTCAACGGGTCGCTCAACGGAGCGGACTGGGCCGCGGTCTGGCCGGTTGCCATTGCCGTCGTCCTGGTCGGTGGCGGCACCGTCGTCGCGACGTTCACGCTCGGTGCCCTGCGACTCGGCGACGACAACGCACGATCTCTCGGAATTCGACTGCAACACAGTCAGGCGATGATGCTGCTCGCTGCCGTCGCACTCGCCGCGATCGCCACCGCCGCCGCGGGACCCATCGGGTTCGTGGCGCTCGCCGCTCCCCAGATAGCGCTGAGGGTGCTGCGAACGCCCGGCCCCCCGATCATCGCGTCGGCACTGCTCGGCGGATTGCTCGTCGTGGGAAGCGATCTGATCGCTCGCACGATTCTGCCCGTCGAGCTCCCGGTCGGCATCGTCACCTCGGCCCTCGGCGGACCGTTCCTGCTCTACCTACTCGTTCGCAGTAATCGAAAGGCCTCCGTATGA